DNA sequence from the Gemmatimonadota bacterium genome:
CATCCTGTGGGTGTCTTCCTTCTTCTTTACGGTGCTGCCTTCGCCCCGACTCGCTGCCAGAAGTTCGGCGGCCAGACGATGAGACATGGTCTTCTCGGAGCGCCTGCGGGCGAAGTCGATGAGCCAGCGTATGGCGAGAGCCGACCTGCGCTCGGGCCGCACTTCGACCGGCACCTGGTATGTGGCTCCGCCGACCCTGCGACTTCTGACCTCGATAGCGGGTTTGGCGTTCGAAAGCGCCCGCTCGAACACCTGGATGCCGGGCTGGCCGGCTCGGGTGCCCAAGGTGCTGATGGCGTCGTAGAAGATGCGCTCGGCAAGCGACTTCTTCCCGTCCACCATTAGGCTGTTGATGAACTTCGTCACGGTGGCCGAACCGTAGCGGGGGTCCGGCATGATGGTTCTGCGCTCGGCGGCTGACCTTCGGCTCATCGGTCCTCCCTACTTGGGCCGCTTGGCGCCGTACTTCGACCGGCCCTGGCGGCGGTCGGAGACGCCGGAAGCGTCGAGGGTGCCGCGGATGACGTGGTAGCGCACGCCGGGCAGATCCCTCACTCTGCCGCCGCGGATTAGGACGATGGAGTGCTCCTGAAGGTTGTGGCCTTCGCCCCCGATGTACGCCGTGACCTCGAACCCGCTGGTCAACCGCACGCGGGCCACCTTGCGGAGGGCCGAGTTGGGCTTCTTGGGGGTCGTGGTATACACGCGCGTGCACACGCCTCTTTTCTGCGGGTTGCCTTGGAGGGCCGGACGCTTGTTCTTCTTCCGGATCTCCTTGCGACCCTTGCGCACGAGCTGGTTGATGGTCGGCATGAGGGTTCGGCTCTTTCCATGCTCCCGGAGGTGTCCACGGATCCGCGTGAGCCGATCTGCTCATCCGGTCCGTGGGTAGCAAGCCAAGTTAGCGGAGTTTCGCCGGGAGGGGAAGGGGGTTTGCCCTAAGCCCGGACAGCCCCTAGCGAAACTCGCACGAGCATCGAGAGCGCGTAACACCCTCTGGCGGCGCGATGAGTTACGGACAGCCCCGGTATTCGCCCGAAGAGCGCACCGAGCCCGGCGTCCCTGCGCGAATGCGGCGTCGCACTGTCGCAGGAGGCTTCTTACACGGGCCGCTAGGAAGGCTTGCGCGCCAGGAAGCAGTAGAGCGGAGTGAAGATGCCGGTTGCACCGCCTGCCACGTAGGCTTCCGCGGTTCGGTCCATGAATCTGACGACGCTCGAGGCGCCGCGCGGGAACACTCCCACCAGCTCGGCCAGCTTGGATCCGGCGAAGATCGCCTTGCGGCCCATCGGCGCGCGGCGCAGAAGACCGCTCGGAGTATCTTGGCGTCTCTGGAGGGGCCGGTACCACGGAGTGCCTCCGGCGTCGCCGACGACGCCCAGGTCGGTCGCTTCGATGACCTGGAAGCCTGCCGACTGGAGATCCCGATTCACTCCTTCCATCGTCTCGATGTGCTTGAGCGCTATGCCGCGCATCAGTTCCCGCTTGATGATGCGGTGGCGTTCGTCGTTCGGATCGAATTCGTCGGTCAGGCACATCTCCTGGCCCCAAAAGAGGGCCCCGGGCTTCAATACGCGGTAGATCTCGGAGAAGGCATCCGCCTTGTCCGGGGCATGGCAGGTGGATTCGATCGCGTAGCCACGATCGAAAGTGTCGTCCGCGATGGAGCTCATGTCCATGAAGCTGCAGGCGACGAAGTCGACCATGTGGTCGACGCCGGCCTCGGCGCTCAACGATCTCGCCTTGCCGATCTGGATTTCGTTGGTGTTGATTCCGACCACGCTCGCCCCGGTCTCAGCTACGACGCGGCGCATCGGACCGCCGATGCCGCAGCCGACGTCGATCAGCGTCATGCCTGGGCGTATCTCCAGCTTGGATATCATCCGACGCTGATGCCGGACCTTGGACTCCTCCACGCTCTCCTCCGGCGAGAGCGGCGCGAAGTGAAGGGATTCGCCCCACCCCCACACCATGAACTCACCGCAGAGGTCGTAGTACTCCTTGACGGTTTCAGTGTGATCGTAGTCGGTCGCGTCGTTCCCTGACGACGCCCTCCCGATCCATCCCTCGAATTTCCGCGTGCGACGCGAGACGTCCGATCCACGATACGAGGCCTTCAGCCCCTTGGACAGTTCTCTCATATTCATGGCGACCTTCCTCGGTGTTCGCGACCGCCATGACCGCTGCGGCTTTATTGTCGCAGTTCGCGGATGAGTCGCAGTTTGCGGATGATTCAGTGGCCGGCGTCCTATCTCCAACCTAGGGTGGAGCCGTCGGTTTCGCCAGAAAGAGAACGCCGACATCGGCGGCGAGGCCGTTAGGAGGACTGGTTGGCTGGCGCTTCAAATTGAAAGCACCTCCTTACTCGCTTCCCCCTCGACGATTTCCAGGGCCTCGTCGGTTCGGTCCGTGGCCGCGTCGAAGAGCGCCATGGGGTCGTCGGCCATCCCGTCGAAGAGGGGTTCGATATCCTCGTCGTAGAGATCCTGCGAGACCAGGAATTCGACCTCCTCGTCCTTGTGCATCCCGGTTCCGGCCGGGACGAGCTGGCCGATGATGATGTTCTCCTTCAACCCCTTCAGGATGTCGCGGTCTCCCCGAAGCGCGGCGTTCGTGAGCACCTTGGTCGTCTCCTGGAAGGAGGCGGACGATATGAAGGAGTCGGTGGTGAGCGCCGCCTTCGTGATCCCGAGCAGAAGGGGTTCGGTGACGGCCGGACGCGGCTTGCGTTCCTCCGCCCTCGCCTGTTCCCTGACGCGCCGGTTCACCTCGCGAATGCGGGTCAGGTCGTAGGAATCGCCCTCCAGAAGCTCGGTCTCGCCGGGGTCGTTGACCTTCACCCGACGCAGCATCTGGCGCACGATCACGGCGATGTGCTTCTCGTTGATCTTCACGCCCTGGAGCCGGTAGACGTCCAGAACCTCGCGCAGGATGTATTCCTGCACCCGCCGCCTGCCGTTCGAGAGCTTGAGCAGGTCGTGGGGATCGATCGAGCCTTCGCTCAGTCGATCGCCCTCCTTGACCCAATCGCCCTGCTGAACCCGCAGGTGCTTGCCGACGGGAACCTGGTAGGTCTCGCTGTGGCCCATTTCGGACCAGACGATCACCTCGCGCTTGTTGCGCTTGATCTCTCCGAACTCGACCCGACCGTCGATCCTGGTGATCACGGCCGGATCCTTCGGCCTGCGGCCCTCGAAGAGCTCCGTGACCCGGGGCAGACCGCCGGTGATGTCGCGAGTCTTGAACTCTTCCCGCGAGAACCTGGCGAGAACCTGCCCGGCTTCGACCTTCTCCCTGTCCATGACCTTGCCGTCGAGCAGGGAGCGCTCCGGCGGATGGAGCTCGCCGACCTTGGGGCGTACCACGATTCTCGTCTCCTCGATATCGAGGACGCCGCCCTCGCGCACCACCACCGGGTTCGCGAACGGATCCGTCTCGAAGAGCGTCTCGGCCCGCTTGACCTCAGTGCCGTCCTCGACACGCACTATCGAGCCCAAGGGCAGCCGCACCACCTCGACGCCCGTGCTCGGCTCGGCTGCCTCACCTTCGGCCGGGACGATCCTGAGGCAACCGCCGGGGGCGACCACGGTGCTTCGGTCTTCGGCGGCGCCGGCGTTCTTCACGGTTTCCACGGCATCCGGATCGTGGGTGAAGCCACCGGCGTCGTCGTAGGATCCGAATTCGACGAGTCCGTTCATCCTGGAGCGGTAGGGCTTAAGCTTCTTGTTGATCGTGAAGGCGAGCGTCGCGCCCGTCTCGACCTTGTCGCCCTCCTTCACCACCAGACCGTCCCCGTAGCGGAGGGTGAACGAGCTGATGGTGCGCACCACCTCGCCGTCCTCGTCCAGAGCTACGACAGTCACCTTCTGGCTTCGCGATCCGCTCTCCGCGGCCTTGGTCTTGCTAGTAATCTTCAGGATGCCGGCCCCGTCGGTGCGCAGATCCTCCACACCCTCGAGCCGCACGATACCGTCCTCCCTGGCCAAGAGGGGCGCCTTCTCCGGGTTCCACCGGTAGAGACGATCCCCCGGAGCTACCTGCTGCCCGTTCTCCACGAGCATTGTCGCGCCCTCGGGCACCCTGTGTTCCTCGACGGTCTCTGCGTTGGACTCCGAACGGACGACAACGGTGGCCTCTCGCGCCTTGGTCTTCAGGGCGTTGAGGGCGACACGCAATCCGTCGGTTGAGCGTGTCACGGCATTCAGGTATCTGAAGTCCACCTTACCCTCGATCTGAGCGACCCCGCGCACCTCGGCGACCGCGTATCCCGCCTCGACCTCCTGCCCGTCCGCCGCCAGAAGCTCCGCACCCGGCGGAACGGTCACCTCGTCCAGCGCCTCGTCAGCCACGGTGTAGATGACCGGGTGCAGGGTCAGATGGTCCTTCTCCGCCACTTCGTGATAAAGTATCTCGTCCCGCGGCGCGGGGGGCGGGCGATGGCGGATGATCGTCCTCTGTTCACGAAGGGTCGCGCGGTCGATGTCCTTGCGCACCGTCTTCCCTTCCTCCACGTGGAAAAGCTTGAGCACGCCCTTTTTCTCGGCGATGAAGAGACGGTGGTACGGGTCCCATCGATAGAGAAGCTGGCCCGCGCGCACCTCCTGACCGTGAGCGACGTGCACGGTGGCGCCGTAGGGCAGCGGGTAGCTCTCCTCGCGGAGCTCGACGCGGATGCGTCCGCCGTCGTAGAAAACGACCGCCGGCTTGGTCTTGCGATGACAGAGGTCGATCATGGTGCCGGCCTTGATCTTCGCCCCGTCCTTGACGGCGGGCCGAGTTCCCGCCGGGATCGGGATCTCCTGTCTTCCGTCCTCACCTTCTATGAGCACCGACTCGCTCTCTTCCTCCTCCCCGAGCCGACGGACGCGGCCATCGACCTTGACCTTGACCCGGTAGACGGGACCACCGGGCGCCACCGTGTCGCCGTCCTCGACGGCGACCTCGGTTCCTTCGGTAACCGGGATCTCGGCGCTGAGACTGGTGACGAGCAGCTCGGAGTCGTTGGAAAGCACCACCTTCTCGTCCTGGTCTTCCTGCTCGGGCAGGAACCTGGCGTTGCTCAGCCGTACCGTCCCTTCCTGCCTTGCCGCCTGATCCGGCTGCTCACCGATTCGGGCGGCCGTGCCTCCGATGTGGAACGTGCGCAGAGTGAGCTGGGTGCCGGGCTCGCCGATCGACTGCGCGGCTATGATCCCGACGGCCTCTCCGAGGTCGATCTGCTCCATGGTCGCGAGATTGCGTCCGTAGCACTCGCTGCAGACACCCTTGGCGGCGTCGCAGGTGAGGACCGAACGGACGGTCACCTTCTCGATCCCCGCAGCCTGCACCTGTTCGGCCTTCTCCTCCGATATCAGCTCGCCGGGACGCAGGAGTATCTCGCCGCTGAACGGATCCGTGACCGAGTAGTCGTCTTCCCGCTCCGGGTCACCTGCGACGACGCTTCCCGTGATGCGTTCGGCAAGGGAGTCGATGATCTCCTCGCCGTCCTTGTAGGCTTCGGTCTCGATGCCCAGCACGGTGCCGCAGTCGTCCTCCGACACCGTCACGTCCTGCGCCACGTCCACGAGCCTGCGGGTGAGGTAGCCGGCGTCGGCGGTCTTGAGCGCGGTGTCGGCCAGTCCTTTGCGGGCTCCGTGGGTCGATAGGAAGTACTCAACCACCGTGAGCCCCTCTCGGAAGTTGGAGCGGATGGGCGTCTCGATGATCTCGCCCATGCCGCCGGTAAGCTTCTTCTGAGGCTTCGCCATCAGGCCGCGCATGCCCGCGAGCTGACGCATCTGGTCGAGATTGCCTCGCGCGCCCGACTTCCGCATCATGTGTACCGGATTGAAGCCGTCCCGCGACTCCTCCTGGTCGCGCGCCATCTGTTCGCCGAGGTCGTTGTTGGCGTGCGTCCAGGTGTCGATCACCTTGTTGTAGCGCTCGCCGTCGGAGACGAAACCCGCGTCGTAGGCCCGCTGGAAGCGGCCCACCCTCTGATCGGCCTCCTTGAGAATGCCCACCTTCTCCTTGGGCACTTCGAGGTCGGTGATGCCGATGCTCACTCCGCCCATGGTGGCGTAGCGGAAGCCGAGCTCCTTGAGTTCGTCCAGGAACGCGGTGGTACGCTCGTGCTCCGACTTGAGGAGCACGTCGTAGATGACGTTGGTGAGCTCCTTCTTGCCGAACGTGGTGTTCTGGAACCCGAGCTCGTCCGGCACGATCGCGTTGAAAAGCACCCTTCCCACCGTGGTCATGAACCAAGTGAAGGTACCTGCTTCTTCCCCGATCGGGTGGCGGAAGAGATACCAGATCGGCGTGATGTGCTCCACATGGCCCTCGACCAGCGCCATCTCCACCTCGGCGTAGGACGCGAAGCGCTTGGCGTTCTTGTAAATGTCGGCGAGCTGTTCGGGCACCTCGTCGACTGTGTTGTCGCTCCGGCCGAAACGCACCGGCGCGGTTCCCTGCTCCGAATTCACGAGGCCGCCCGTGCCCTCGAGATCGGCGATCCGCTTACCGGGGTTCGTGAGATAGTAGGAGCCGACCACCATGTCCTGGCTGGGTGTCGTGATCGGGCGTCCGTTGGCCGGAAGCAGGAGGTTGTTGGCGGAGAGCATGAGCACCCGCGCCTCCACCTGCGCCTCGTAGGAAAGCGGAACGTGCACCGCCATCTGGTCGCCGTCGAAGTCGGCGTTGAACGCCGCGCACACCAACGGATGCAGGCGGATGGCCTTGCCTTCCACCAGCACCGGCTCGAAGGCCTGGATGCTCAGACGGTGAAGCGTCGGCGCCCGATTCAGAAGAACGGGGTGGTCGCTGATGATGTCCTCGAGCACTTCGTATACCTTCGGGTGCTGGTCCTCGACGATCTTCTTCGCCCGCTTGACCGTCTCGGCCTCGCCCCTGCGCTCGAGCTCGTGAATGATGAAGGGCTTGAAGAGTTCGACCGCCATCGTCTTGGGCAAACCGCACTGGTGCAGACCGAGTTCGGGGCCGACCACGATGACCGAACGCCCGGAGTAGTCCACGCGCTTGCCCAGGAGGTTCTGGCGGAAACGCCCCTGCTTGCCTTTGAGCATGTCCGAAAGGGACTTGAGCGGTCGCGAACCCCTTCCCTTGATCGCCTTGCCCCGACGTCCGTTGTCGAAGAGGGCGTCCACGGACTCCTGGAGCATGCGCTTCTCGTTGCGCAGAATGACCTCGGGCGCACCCATCCCCATGAGCTTCTTCAGCCGGTTGTTCCGGTTGATGACGCGGCGATAGAGGTCGTTGAGGTCGGAGGTGGCGAAACGACCGCCGTCGAGCGGCACAAGCGGACGCAGGTCGGGCGGGATGACAGGTATGACATCCATCACCAGCCACTCGGGCTTGTTGCGCTGATCGGGCGAGGAACCCGAGTTGCGGATGGCTTCGACCACCTTGAGCCGCTTGAGCTTCTTGCGGCGACGGTGCTGCGAGGTCTCGTTCTCGATCTCCTCCCTGAGCGACTTGGCCAGACGGTCTATGCCCTTGCCGTCCGAATTCCGGTAGCGAATCGCGCGCTTGGGCCCGTCGAGCTGCTTGAGAAGGATGCGTACCGCCTCGGCACCCGTCTCGGCCCTGAATTCCTCGTCGCCGGCGTTGCGGGCGTTGACCTGCAGATCGTAAAGGGCGTCGTCGTCGAGCAGCTCCATGTACGCGACCTTCTGCCTGCCCGGATTGACGACCACATAGTCCGAGTAGTAGATCACGCGCTCGAGGTTCTTGAGCGTCATGTCCAGGAGGTTGCCCAGCGGGCTCGGCAGAGCCTTGAAGAACCAGAGATGGACGATGGGCACGGCCAGTTCGATGTGGCCCATGCGCTCGCGCCGCACGCGCGAAAGCGTGACTTCGACTCCGCAGCGGTCGCATATGCGGCCTCGGTAGCGAATGCGCTTGAACTTGCCGCAGTGGCACTCCCAGTCGCGCGAAGGGCCGAAGATGCGCTCGCAGAAGAGCGCGTCGTGTTCCGGCTTGTACGAGCGGTAGTTGATGGTCTCGGGCTTCACGATCTCGCCGTGCGACCAGTCCCTGATCTCCCCAGGAGACGCGATCCGCATCTGGATGTAGTCGAACCCGATGAGGCGGGCCGTCCTTCGGAGTCCGAGAGCGTCGGCTCCTCCCTGAGGGGGAGTGCGCTGACTGCCGCCGTGTCTTGGAAAATCGATCACCCTTACTCCTCGCCCACTTGGACGTTGAGGCCGAGAGCCTGAAGCTCCTTGACCAGAACATTGAACGACTCGGGTACTCCGGG
Encoded proteins:
- the rpsG gene encoding 30S ribosomal protein S7, which codes for MSRRSAAERRTIMPDPRYGSATVTKFINSLMVDGKKSLAERIFYDAISTLGTRAGQPGIQVFERALSNAKPAIEVRSRRVGGATYQVPVEVRPERRSALAIRWLIDFARRRSEKTMSHRLAAELLAASRGEGSTVKKKEDTHRMAEANKAFAHYRW
- the rpsL gene encoding 30S ribosomal protein S12: MPTINQLVRKGRKEIRKKNKRPALQGNPQKRGVCTRVYTTTPKKPNSALRKVARVRLTSGFEVTAYIGGEGHNLQEHSIVLIRGGRVRDLPGVRYHVIRGTLDASGVSDRRQGRSKYGAKRPK
- a CDS encoding class I SAM-dependent methyltransferase encodes the protein MNMRELSKGLKASYRGSDVSRRTRKFEGWIGRASSGNDATDYDHTETVKEYYDLCGEFMVWGWGESLHFAPLSPEESVEESKVRHQRRMISKLEIRPGMTLIDVGCGIGGPMRRVVAETGASVVGINTNEIQIGKARSLSAEAGVDHMVDFVACSFMDMSSIADDTFDRGYAIESTCHAPDKADAFSEIYRVLKPGALFWGQEMCLTDEFDPNDERHRIIKRELMRGIALKHIETMEGVNRDLQSAGFQVIEATDLGVVGDAGGTPWYRPLQRRQDTPSGLLRRAPMGRKAIFAGSKLAELVGVFPRGASSVVRFMDRTAEAYVAGGATGIFTPLYCFLARKPS